GAGATCATTGCTGTATCACTGACTGTAACAACCTCTCTCTccaacagcaaacaaacatgtaaCATGTGTAAACAGATGATATCATCCGGTGGAGCTGATTTAGGGTTCTCCCTAAATCAGTCTAGACTGGCGACTCGTGCTTTTCCACTTGAGCCAcaatttgaatatatatatatatatgtataatcaGACACTTGGGTTTGTTCAGCGCAACCACAAAGTTGTTATTGTGGACATTTTGATGAGAACATCACCATCTCGTCTCActaattttgaaaaaacaagatAACTGGTGACGGCAGGTTTAAGGAGAAAGAGTGACCAAGCAAAAAAGCAGGAACAACCTGGCCAGTGATGGAAATGGGAAACCTCTTTGTAAATCTATCCACGTTCCAGCAGTTTTACTTTTGCTCTGCAGCATCTGTCACATTTCTGTTGTAGCAATAATGCTAatgtactatatgtgtgtgtgtgtgtgtctttcccACAGCGACCACAAGAGGAGAAGTATCCTGTGGGTCCCTGGCTGCTTGCCCtctttgtatttgttgtgtgtggaTCAGGTATGCACCTTTTATACCTACAGaaggaagtgtgtttgtgtaatgtttttGCCTTTGTTGGTAGTAAGCTCATGTAGCTTATATGGTGGTCGATTACACTAATGTGGCTGTAAGCTAATGTAGCTAATATGGTGGTCAATTACACACTCATGAGCCTGGGTCCGTGGGCCACACTCAATTAAAATTTTGGGTCCCATGATAAAAATTTAAAACCCATGATTTAGAGATTCAAAGAAGCCAATGAACCACATGTAGGTCCCTTAAAAAATCTGGAAAGAACTATTTaagatataaaaaaacactaaaaacacaaacaactttaAACTTCTTTAGACTTGTTTTTTAATAGTATATTGAACTCTTTGTGCTCTACAGCCACTCGCCAGTGAATCCAGAGGAGTTAGTAGTACAATATGCCTTGTATCTGCTTTATTAAACACAATTAGACTTAATAAGCCTTTttcacagtggacattttgactttgcCATAGAAAAAGcgcaggtgttactaataacattaacaatggctctcctctattcaagtgtcccagtaagctgtGACAGTGtcacagtgagccagcatgaacaataacaggaccctgaaactgaagcagctaaattgaatgcagccatcattcattttattatttacacccgtgattttcctactgtgacatgtaaaaatgtcatgATATGTACCATAATATGTCCGTTAATAGCCTcagaatatttactgtatgctcTAGGAGAACGTGCCGGGTTTGGAcagttttgtttctgtattttggtTGTGAAATTGGCcatgtttatgaaaaaaaaacaaaaatgaaacagacagacacgGTCTGTTGCTCTCAGCCATATTTCAGATCATCCAGAGCATCCGTATGGGGATGTGATCCAAAAAGAGCCTCCGGACTCCCGTCCCCACCTCATGCCCTCACTGAGCCTGGCTAGCTTGCACCTGCACACCCCCAACCCCTTCCAGAGGCCCAGAGACTGACGCCAAAGCTTCGGATCCAGCAGACCTCAGAGAGAGAAGCTTCCCCGACCACCGCCTCCACCAGCCTGTCCTCGGAACATCTCCCTGTCCCCGATCAGTGTTTACAGTGTTGCAGTCTGTGGTACTGACAGCTTTTCTATGGACAGTCTAAAACCACGCCGGCTGGAGAACATGTGTGTCTCATTACTCACTTgacacctgtgtgtttgtgtgtgtgtgtgtgtatgaatgtttgACTGATAATATATGAGTGTGTGCGGCCAGTGATTCCTGCTGACAATGTGCCATATCTGTCTGTTTAAGTATTTGTCTGTGTTACGTGAGAAGGatcttttttcaaataaatgtcgAGCATTTAGGCAGCGCAGTTTTacttctgcttttctctctgtgtttatccgcacgcacgcgcgcacacacacgcgcgcacacacacacacacagtactgtggGGGTTTAGTTGTAGTGCTTGAGGAAAGCCTTCTTGTCAGAGGGCTCCAGGTTTGAATACTGAACACAGTGTGGTGGAAATATAATAGTGTGGTTTTAAATCCTATAATTAGGGTGTGCAAAATAACAGCAGTAGGTGAGAAAATACTGTTGATTATTTGTATGAAAGACTATACATGATGGGCAGATCATCTGTCATCTGGACATTAACAGCTCTACAGAAAGTGTATGTCtgcaagagaaaacaaatctgtCAGACTGTGAGGCACATTTTAGGGTCTTTACACCCTGGATGAAAAGAATAATCAACTCAAGTAGCAGGTGTTGTAATATAACTTTATGTAATATAACATTACCTAAGCCTAAATGAACAGACCATGCTACAATATGGCATTAATATATGTAGCAGCATCTTGATATCTTGTATAATCCTTATAAGTAAGTGACTAGAACAACTGAGCATCTTTTAATTCAGAAGAAAAATGGAACTGGCCCACATTACCTACAGTAACACATATACCAGAGAAACGAGTGATACCATAACCTTACATGTGACAAAATGATGGGgataaatgttttatacaaCATCTGAGGCATGTGTATCACTGTCACTCATGAAGGTAAATATGTGTTAACTATAGTTTGTATACAGGAAGTCTCATAGCCTTCCTGTAACACTATGAAATCAGATATAATCTAGTCAGTGATTTCCAGTTATAATATAGAGGTTTCCTTCTAATCACAGATAGTGAATTTTTTTCCCCGCAAAGAGATACTTACAGTGTTGTGTGGGATTATTGTACTCAACTTTTTTGCCAACTGAATGACAGTCAAGGGGAGAATGTGCGTCACAATGGGCCAAATGATGAATTTTTGTACATCCTGTCTAGGTTATTCTGGAGAACGTACTAAATCGTttagtaacactttattttacaatatttcttAACAATTTCAATTAAAAGTTGTCTTGAAAagtatgtaatttggtacttgttatagggaaaatagagacaatGTTCTGAAACGTACTTTAGTTTGTTGCATTTAGTTTAAAAGCAGTTGTTGACCTCCAGAGGAATTCCCTTTACAGAACTCctccatttaaacccaagtaaatatgTATTCATTAATCCTTTATTATTGGAAATattattcttcatatatgttgttGCCATGTAGACAAATCATTGCACATTATTGCAAAAATATCTGACTTTCACCATTAAGTGGTGCCACATTACATAGAAACTTCCTAGGAAATTATCTGGAATTAAGCGTTACCAATTGTTTTTGGTTGAACCTTAAATGAATCTAAATGAAATCAGAAAAGGTCCAGGTGTTTATTCTTCCTTAAGCATGTTTATTGAAAGTTGTGAAGTGCAGCTATCAAGTGCAATTGTGGTATGTTATGTTACAATATCTCATCTGGTCTTTGCAGAAACATGCACAGAACATGAGCATACAACTGATACacagaatgaaaaagaaaaaaacagctccagagtttgtatttgtgtggattttttttgtttgttttaagataTTGTTCATCCAGAAGTACTTCACTgtcaaaaaataagaaaaaaaaaatcatacaggTGCAATACtccagaaagaaaaagagccaAGTGAAAATGGTTTTACAGTAAGAGTTAATGGTATAGTAAGGGCTATGGACATTGTTGGCTGTGTGTTGTCAGTTAAATAACCTAAACTCCTGTCGATCCACAGTCTTGAAAATACAGCATTAAAAATAGACGACACAGACTGGGCAAGACCAGCACGTTCCTTGCTTCAATCTGTGTGACCAAGATagcatctgttgtttttctccttcCCCTCACTATTTTACATGGTACTTACACTATACAGAAATATACATCATCTTCTGCCCATCAAACTTTtaggaaaagagaaaatgcaGCTTAGCCCAACGTCTCAACCCTGTCAATTAAGGTTTAAATTACATGCCACTGCAGGGTTGAGAAAACAGCAATGATGAGCTTCGTCAAGGGCAAAATGAGGAGCTTGAAAGTGAAATACTGAAATAGAATATCATCATCTCCATAAGAAACCACGTTGTTGTTTATCCCACCAACCCAGTTTAAGTAACGTCATCAATTCTGCCAAGTGTTGTTCAAAAGAccctcccaccccctcccccgACTCCCCCATTCCAGATGGGGACTTTGTCATGATAATAATTGCTCACATTCTTCATTTGTCACTGagaaggcttttttttttttactctctctctcaaatctCTCAACCTGTAACTTTAGGATCTAGCCTTGAGAGAGAACCGCTTTTATTTACATCATTCAGCAAAAAAAGGTAACAACCAATACAATCCTCCACCCCCTACTCTTCCATAGCCATCATCAGTAAAATCGACATCACTTAAAATCCAGACACAGGCACAGTGATTTTTTTATCTATAGTTAGGTATATTGCCGCCACTGATaagctgttttgtttcttcttggTAAGACATTCTAGTTGATATGTCCAAGGGTTATTTGGCAAATGTTCGATGATTTAATCCTCCTCTGAcaccaaatacagtatgtcaagaTTGTCACCTCTTGCTTTGCTGTACAGCACTGCACCGCTCGTCCCGCTGGCTGCATCCTTCTGAGAGATAAATATGTGCAAATTCTTGTCCTAACAGCGTAACCTTCTGCTATAGAAGGCAAGGTTTAGCTCTGCTGCTGTAGCAGAACTCAaaaaactgtctgtctgtctgtctgtctgtgcagacTGGGCTACGCCGAAGGGCCAGAGCTGTGCGAGGTGGACTGGGTGAGGGTGGCGGTGCTTGGGGGTCCCGGTGTGGCAGCTGTTGGAGGGGCAGGCGGGGAGCCGGTCTGAACCTGGGCCTGGAACTGGGCCATTTGCTCTGGGCTGGCCAGTGTCTTCAGCAGGGTGTTCTCCTGCTCCAACTGGGAGTTACGCTCGATCAGCTCCTTGATCTGCTCCTTCAGGACCTCCACCTCCTCACGCACGGCGTACATCAGGTGACTCTTCACCAGAtcctgagacagacagagatatgGGTTTAtcactgaaatatatcaacaaccTCACATTAAAGAAAAGTCAGGCACTAACCCAAAGCTTCTCAACCTTACTCAACCTATGGCCCAATTTTTGTGTCTCAGATGTTTCATGATGCCAGAAATTAGACACATATGAGAAATAAATCTAACTCAAGTACCAAAAAATGCTAAGAAATGTACCGAGACCCcaactataatatatatatctatatctatatatgtgtgtgtgtgtgtgtgtgtgtgtgtgtgtgtgtgtgtgtgtgtcacataaGTGCAATTTGGGGCCAGGAAACATGTAAACTTttaagaaacataaaaaaactaaCATTTTCTTAAGTTTGACTACAATGTATTTCACAACACTGCTAGTCAGAGAATTTGTAATGATATGGGAGTGATGTTCTTCAGTATGTGTGGTAATACCTGGCCTTGTAACTTATTACAATATGAAAcagctctttttttaatctggatTAAAAATTAGTTTGCTCTTTAAACCAGACAAATGCTACTAAAGAATAACGCTAATGAAAATTGTATCAATTCTAAaaagcaattttaaaaatacagacaattttatgtattatttgaTTGATTAACAGAGCGCTGCCAACATATTCAGTACTGGAATATGCTAAGTAGAAATCAATGTGTGATTGAAATGCCTAACAAAAAATTTAACATACTGCCACTAAGAAccacaaatacagtacaaaatgaTTGTTACctgaaaacattacaaattaatCATGCATAATGACATAAGTGGAAAGTGATCTTTAAAAGTGATGATGCCATATCAAATCTAATCTGGTGATAATAAAGGTGATAAAAAGAATGTATTCCCAGGGTGCTACGTCATTAACCCTGCCCACATTTAAGTGTGGGCCAATCAGAGGCCGAGATATTTATAACCAGGCGTGTGAGCCTTCAAGCTTGCCTAGCAACAGagctgacagcagcaacaacaacagacagtgaaacagaaaataaaactccGTTTGGTTTCCTGGGGGAAAAGCTCTGAATTCCGAGacttatttttataatatcaCAAGTGAGCCAACAAATTCATTGCACTGATAAATAAAACGTCCGCGACGTTGTCTCAAGCTGGATACAGCGGTTGGTTTGAGGTGCCTGTAGTTAGTTTCCGTTATTTTGTAGAGTACGCTAAGATTTAAGCTAACCACTTTCACATTAGCATAAACTGTATTTAGGCCCTATCATAATTTACACGGTTATTTCTGAAAGAGACCAGCACAGTATAATACCAAGTAACATTCATTTTACTCTACAGTTAACATACGAAAGCCTCCTTTATCGTTTTGTTGCCAGAGATTTAAATGATTACAAACACTATTGTCCCTGTCCCGCACATTTCTTCAGGACAATAAGTCATCTATCCCTGAATATATTTCCTAATGAAGTCCTATCCTTTAAACAAACATCCATTCCATATAACTAATACTATGGGCTAAAAGCCATTGTAGTAGGCAAGGTTTTCCAAAGTGTAAAGAGAGAAACAAGTTGAAAACTCACCATTGCTTGTTCGATCTTGTTGTCTATGGCCACAACGCTGGCTCCTGAcgaactgcaaaagaagaaaagagaaattaataaagcatttaaatcTGTGctgtaatacaaaaaaaaaaaaaaagaaaaaagatggagTGCCGCAGCCTACGGCGAACCAGCCTGTCTCCCTTTATAGAAATGTGGGTTGTTACAGGAAGCCTCTGGAAATTTCTATAAAATCAACGCCCTGGTGTCATTGTGGAACAATTCCTCATGCCCTTTCCTACAAAGCGTTCACGGCGGTGTGGCCTCTGTGAGTGTGATGATACTGAGCACTACCTCCATCACAAAGCGGTGACATACTGCTGCAAGTGAAGGGAGCTGAGCCCTGAAtacagaggcagagctgtgCATGTAAAAAACAGTATTTACCCATTGTCGAGTTTGACGTGCGAGCTCTCTGCGCTCAATAGCGACGACAGAAACGATATGGAGAAATTTCTCAGCTGGCAGACGCCTAGATCCATAGCCACGGTGTAGCACGGCGTATTCATGCTGGTCATGTTTTACAGTGAGTCAACAAACAGCCCTGGGTCTCGTCTCGACCGCCACACGACCACCTCCGCGAGACACATCCACACGCGCTATTATATATTCTGTCCGGTGAAGCTCGTGCAGCGACCGCAGCAGTACAAATACGATCCAAGGTCAGCTCATCTCGGCTCTACACAAATATCTGCAGCTCGGGACAAGCCCGCATAATTTATCCAGCGACAAACCGAGAGGCCGGCCCCTGATTGGTCGAGGCGGAGGCTGTTTGAATAATTTATTCAGAAACGCCCCCACCTGCCGCTCAGCTGACATGTTTTTGCATAAAATATTCCAAGAACGGAGAGGAGGTGGATGAAACCGGGGAAAACCGGAtgggaaaggaagaagaaagagctGTAGTACTGAACAACAGGCAGGGGAGGGGCAAGACTTTGGTCTGTTCATTTTCAGCGGCATTACACACGAATCAGAGCCTGTTTCACTGTGAATGTGCCGGCAGCTGCTGCTACTCTTGGGCATTATTAACACAGAATTTAACCTTAGAGATGTAATCTTGTTCTTATCTCCCTAACAAGAAAGCTCAGTGTCTTTCATCCCCGGGGAACACTTACAGGGAATTCCTCTGCTAATAATTTCGTCTCATAGTTACTCACTCAGA
This Siniperca chuatsi isolate FFG_IHB_CAS linkage group LG12, ASM2008510v1, whole genome shotgun sequence DNA region includes the following protein-coding sequences:
- the LOC122885378 gene encoding TSC22 domain family protein 1-like isoform X3: MTSMNTPCYTVAMDLGVCQLRNFSISFLSSLLSAESSHVKLDNGSSGASVVAIDNKIEQAMDLVKSHLMYAVREEVEVLKEQIKELIERNSQLEQENTLLKTLASPEQMAQFQAQVQTGSPPAPPTAATPGPPSTATLTQSTSHSSGPSA
- the serp2 gene encoding stress-associated endoplasmic reticulum protein 2, producing the protein MVAKQRIRMANEKHSKNITQRGNVAKTLRPQEEKYPVGPWLLALFVFVVCGSAIFQIIQSIRMGM
- the LOC122885378 gene encoding TSC22 domain family protein 1-like isoform X2 — its product is MLPLIPCAAALTNASIGHDPYLFTKFKKDEGCQKTINKEARDVLLCYFGVYMILLTDGSMRVRGVQVQGHDEMAMKLLFWELEQHLESSSGASVVAIDNKIEQAMDLVKSHLMYAVREEVEVLKEQIKELIERNSQLEQENTLLKTLASPEQMAQFQAQVQTGSPPAPPTAATPGPPSTATLTQSTSHSSGPSA